The Daucus carota subsp. sativus chromosome 7, DH1 v3.0, whole genome shotgun sequence genome window below encodes:
- the LOC108196834 gene encoding F-box protein At1g67340 codes for MRTRRGLCYPRDSGFEKNVFKRKKEFNATGNFRKRSKKIDYLDILPDDLVLSILCKLSSTADSPADFGRVLMTCKRLNELGLHSMVLSKASPKLFAVKASRWSESAHRFLKQCAHSGNVEACYTLGMIRFYCLRSRGTGASLLAKAAIRSHAAALYALAVIQFNGSGGSKTDKDLRAGVALCARAAFLGHIDALRELGHCLQDGYGVRQNVAEGRRFLVQANARELAGVLQDTPEAFKSSSWLIGGCSNCPLLSDFGCNVPERLPHPANQFLSDWFGGKSPGPGLRLCSHLGCGRPESRRHEFRRCSVCGDVNYCSRACQALDWRTRHKAECTPPERWEDDHDGEGDHIGDGGEIAGDAMDES; via the exons ATGAGAACGAGGCGAGGGCTATGCTATCCTAGAGATTCTGGTTTcgaaaaaaatgttttcaagCGGAAAAAAGAATTTAACGCGACGGGGAATTTTCGAAAACGTAGCAAGAAAATTgattatttggatattttgcCGGATGATCTCGTTCTTTCTATTCTATGCAAACTCAGCTCCACCGCGGATAGTCCCGCGGATTTTGGCCGTGTTTTGATGAC ATGCAAGAGATTGAATGAGCTGGGACTTCATTCGATGGTACTTTCGAAAGCGTCTCCGAAACTGTTTGCCGTGAAAGCTTCCCGGTGGTCGGAATCAGCTCACCGGTTTCTCAAGCAATGTGCTCATTCTGGAAATGTTGAAGCTTGTTACACTCTTGGcatg atcagattttattgcttgcGTAGCAGAGGTACGGGCGCATCACTTCTAGCGAAAGCCGCGATTAGGTCGCACGCTGCGGCGCTCTATGCGCTCGCGGTCATTCAGTTTAATGGCAGCGGTGGCTCGAAGACCGACAAGGATCTTCGAGCCGGTGTGGCACTCTGCGCTCGAGCTGCGTTCCTCGGCCACATCGACGCGCTCCGTGAGCTAGGCCATTGCCTCCAAGACGGCTACGGGGTGCGTCAGAATGTGGCCGAGGGACGTCGGTTCTTAGTCCAAGCAAACGCTCGTGAGCTAGCAGGTGTTCTCCAGGACACTCCCGAGGCTTTTAAATCTAGTTCATGGCTTATTGGGGGCTGTTCTAATTGTCCTTTGCTCAGTGATTTTGGTTGTAATGTTCCTGAGCGGCTTCCTCACCCGGCTAATCAGTTTTTGAGTGATTGGTTTGGGGGGAAAAGCCCTGGTCCCGGGCTCAGACTATGTTCGCATCTAGGGTGTGGACGCCCTGAATCAAGAAGGCATGAGTTTCGTAGGTGCTCCGTGTGTGGGGATGTGAATTATTGTTCACGAGCCTGTCAGGCACTCGACTGGAGGACGCGCCATAAGGCTGAATGTACGCCCCCGGAGAGGTGGGAGGATGATCATGATGGAGAAGGTGACCATATTGGGGATGGCGGAGAGATTGCCGGTGATGCAATGGATGAAAGTTGA
- the LOC108194596 gene encoding uncharacterized protein LOC108194596: MEKIFRVLNCSEEEKARFGVYRLEGDVAQFDQRYFPACVREEYAREYQNIAQKEDESVTDFQIRFQRLANYARSIAGNDADKIMKFKWALKDSVCNHIISNRYATMDSLVDSARDQELHQMDCAKRLEVQDQKRKRDDDPPRFQNNGESSGGFKQNNQRYNTRSFQQKNGNQQNRSGNQSGNQSGGQTGQNGGNSACSHCGKMHSGVCHWISRACLNCGQGHTIRDCNAPLQKSGDQNNTNKKDEQKSSGRVFSLTANDAANLSGL, encoded by the exons ATGGAGAAGATATTTCGTGTACTAAATTGTTCTGAAGAGGAGAAAGCTCGCTTTGGTGTTTACCGTCTTGAAGGGGATGTG GCGCAATTTGATCAGAGATATTTTCCAGCTTGTGTTCGTGAGGAGTATGCTCGTGAGTATCAGAATATTGCTCAGAAGGAGGATGAGTCCGTCACAGATTTCCAGATTCGATTTCAGAGGTTGGCTAATTATGCTCGGTCTATTGCTGGAAACGACGCTGATAAAATTATGAAGTTTAAATGGGCTTTGAAGGATTCCGTATGTAACCATATCATTTCTAATCGCTACGCTACCATGGATAGTTTGGTGGACAGTGCTAGAGATCAGGAGCTCCATCAGATGGATTGTGCCAAACGTCTTGAGGTTCAGGACCAGAAAAGAAAGAGGGATGATGATCCTCCCAGATTCCAGAATAACGGAGAATCTTCGGGCGGATTTAAACAAAACAATCAAAGGTACAACACCCGCAGTTTTCAGCAGAAAAATGGGAATCAGCAAAATAGGTCAGGCAATCAATCTGGGAATCAGTCAGGCGGTCAAACTGGTCAGAATGGAGGAAATTCTGCTTGTTCACACTGTGGGAAAATGCACAGTGGTGTTTGTCACTGGATTTCAAGAGCATGTTTGAATTGTGGACAGGGTCATACTATTCGGGACTGCAACGCACCGTTGCAGAAATCGGGAGATCAGAACAATACTAATAAGAAGGATGAGCAGAAGAGTTCGGGACGTGTGTTTTCTCTCACTGCAAATGATGCTGCTAACTTATCAGGTCTATAA